From Paenibacillus sp. FSL H8-0537:
CGACGCGGCGCTCTTCAGCCCGATCAATCGTTGCGGACCCGATCACGCCATTGTCATGATGAATGCAAGCGCCGCGCAACTTCACGACCTCCCCGTTGATGCTAAGTCCTTTGTCTGGATCAATGGATAACGAACGAATGCCGAATGTATTCATCTCCTCGTCGATCTGTTCCTCATCGGCCACAAGACGAGTCCTGCAGCTATATAAATTCGGCTGCTCCACGCTCCACAGCTTGGGCGATCTGACATAGACACGTTGGCGAAGCGTAGCGCTTTCCCCTGCGAATAGGGTTATGGTCGCGACATCGCTGGCCACGACTTTCCCGCCTGCATCCACGATTTCCGTCTGCACGTTCACTGTGCGGGTGTGAATCCCTTCGTTCTCGATGACGTTTGCTACGGCAACTACTGCACGATCGCTAGTAATATCCGGAGTGGATACCTTCACGCCATCAAGGGCGATATGGACCAATTCTCCGACGATAAGCTTCGTATTGCGATAAATACCGGCACCTGTGTACCAGCGGGAGTCTTTATAATTCATCGCCACGACTTTGATTTCATTGTCTTCGCCGTATTTAAGGAATCGGTCCGCTTTAATGTAAAAATTCGTATAGCCGTTCGGACACTGTCCCGCAAAATCGCCGTTGATATACACCATCGCATTAGCATATACGCCCTCAAACTCGAACGTTACTCTTTTTTCCTTGTATTCAGCAGGGACAAAAAATGTCTTTTTGTAGTCGTATTCACCTTCAGGAAAATAGCCAACGGCGTTTAGATGTTTACCGGCATCGCTTCCATCCTCAGGCTTCTGACGTTTTCTTACGATCATCTCGTCATGCGGCAAAGTAACAGGCTTCGGCTGCACCGGTGTACTCGTCATTTCAGAAAAAAAGCCGCTTTTTTTGCCTACTGTCCAGTTATCGTTAAAAGAAACTCGAATCATTTTTAGCATCCTCTTTCTCATCATAGGATTAGAGACCCCATTTGGGTCTCGTTGTCTAAGCGTGACTGCTATTGCTTCTTCACAATTTTGCGTCCCGTACGTTTCTCGACGACCCTCAGCATCGAGCTAACGTTATGACGCAGTCGCTTCAGGTCGATTTTCCCTTCGCGAACTCCGTTTATGATCGGTGTAACGAACGTGTTATCCGTAGTACCAGGAGTCATCCAGCCATTTCCTGCTTGAATGGCCGCAACTACATCTGCCGTATCGTATGAATTCCAATCGGTCATAACGAATCCTTCGAAGCCGAACTCCCGGCGGAAAATCCCCTGAATCATTTCCTCGTCCTCGGCCGCGAATACCCCGTTCACCGCATTATATCCAGTCATGATTGCATCCGGTTTGTGCACGCGGATCGCTACTTCGAACGCCTTCAGGTAAATCTCGCGAAGCGCGCGTTCTGTTATGATGCTATTGTTCCGTTTTCTTGCAGACTCACAATTATTGGCTACGGTATGCTTTAAGCAACTGGAAACGCCATTCTCCTCAAGCCCCTTGCTTTGATTCCCCGCCATAATGCCTGTCAAGTAAGGATCTTCACTGAAATATTCAGGATGTCTGCCGTTGAGCGGGTTCCGGTGGATGTTCATTCCGGGAGCCAGAATCATATGAATATTGTTCTCTTTGGCCTCTTCCGCGATGACCCGGCCAATGTCGTAAGCCAAATGTGGATTGAAGGTTGCGCATACCGTATTGCTGCAAGGCATACCGATATTCGGCTTCACAATATTGACACCGTTATTTCCGTCGGCGACGGTATATTCAGGCATTTCATAAGGTTCAATCAAGTAAACCCTACCCGCTTCGCCCTTCTCATGCATCCCCCAGCCATGGGAAGCGCACACACTCAATCGCGCTAGTTCTTCCACGCTCATTCCATGAACGATCTCTTCAACCTCGTCCGGTACTGGGTAGCTCTTTCTTTGAGCATTCGTTGATAGTTCTGTAACGCCTTCCTTGAATCCTGAATGCTTCCCGCTCGGGAATGCCGGATTTTGCTTGGATAACACTTGCAGGGATACAGGAGGCTGCATCGCATTTTTTTGTTTTGGGCACAGTTAGATTGTTCGGTTTCTTGCAATGCTTCCGTAATGATAGGCGCTTTTCTTGGGAAAACGCTGTTGAGTAGAGCGATCCACGGCGATCAAGCCGAATGTTTTTGAGAACCCAAGCTGCCATTCAAAGTTATCCAATAGTGACCAATGCAAATATCCTAGCACGGGAATGCCGTCGGAAACACAAGCATGTACCCCCTCCAGGGCACGGTCAATGAAAGCGACCCGCCGCTCGTCATCGTCCGTCCCGACACCATTCTCCGTCACAACAATCGGCTTCTTCAAACTCTCATAGGCGTAACGAATGACAGCCTCCAACCCTTGAGGATAAAATTCATAGCCCATTTGGGTCTTTTCCGCCCCTTCAGGAACAGGAAGAAGACCATCGGGACCATATACCGAACGTGAATAGTTTTGCAACCCGAAGAAGTCGTCGTGTTCAAGATAGGGGAGGAACTGAATGAATTCTTCATGCAATTCTTCCGCCGCGAGCTCCTCTCCGCCTGGAACGGATTGGACGTCGAACAAAGACATCGTAATTCCGATTTGTGTGTTCGGGCTAACCTTGCGAATTGCCGTCCGTGCCTCCGTATGCGCGCGGTAAATGATATCCATTCCCTGATCGGTAGCAGGAGCCAAGAAGGTGTGTACTTCGAGCGGCGATACGCCGAAGGCTTTTCCCAGTTCGGTATAATAGGATTGTATATTAGACATGTCCGTATTGATCCCGACCTGCGCTTTCCCTGCTTCTTTATACCTTTCCATGATTTTTTTGATTCCGACGGGCATATTTGCTTCATTAATCGTACAGACATACGGGATCTCATCTCCCAGTCTGGACATGACATACTCGCAATAACGGGCGAATCGAGCCGGTGTCTCTTCCGAATGCCATCCTCCCTCTCTAATAAGCCATTGCGGAGACGTGAAATGATAAAGCGTTACGATTGGGGTGACCCCGTATTCTTTGCAAGCTTTCAGTACGTCTTGGTAATGTCGAATGGCCGATTCATCGAATTGCCCTTCCTCCGGTTCGATCCGAGCCCATTCGATAGAGAACCGGTAAGCATTTAACCCGAGCCCCGCCAGAAGACCAATATCGCCCCTGTATAGATTGTAATGGTCAACCGCGCTGCCAGATGGCTCGGCAAACGTACTTCCTGCCAAACTCTCCATTAACCAGTAATCAGAGTTCAGGTTGTTTCCTTCTACTTGATGAGCGGCAGTTGATGCCCCCCATAAAAATTCCTTTGGAAATTCACGTGTCATGATAATAATTAACCCCTCTCTTGCAGTCTATTAAAAACCTTTATAGAAACTATATTAACGTAGAGGATTGCTTTCACGTTATACGCAAGGCGACAGATTCGATTACCTATTCCGACAAACTTTTCAATAGGTCAAATTGTAGTATTTTGATTATGATTGCATTTATATTACTCATTATATGAAGGGGGAGGCTCTATCCTATGTATCTAGATGAGGTAAAGATTGTTTATGTCTCTCAATTACTTGGGCAGATTACAAATATGCCCCTATTCGCAGTACGATCGGATGGAAGCCTGCTCGATCAATATCAATCTTTTATACGACCGCATCCGCTACTGCTACTGTTACCTCTGTTCAAGCAAGCATCGTAGTTACACGCTCAAATTCTTCGATGAGCCGTCTTAAATCTGCTTTTGCTTCTTATGCAGCGGCTTGTTCTCCGACACTACATTTCGCTAGTGCGATAAGTTGTGCAGCCTTCTCAAGCCCTGTTGAGCCCCCAGTTCGCTGCATATGCACTCTCCAGGCGTCAATGACATCCGGTACTCTATAGTTCTCGAGATCCTGTGGGCATGGAAAGGTTTTAAGAGTTGCCAATGATCGTTTACAAGAATACAGAAGGATATTCGGGAAACCGAATGTCCAGCCAACGTACTATCCGATTCTGTAGCCGTACACTATTAGTCACCCAGATCTCCCGATCACTCATTATTGTCTTTATTCGTTGAAACACAAGTGATCGACGTGTGTACTCATAGTTGAATCCTCGGCTCACTCCGTCTGCTATGACAAGAGCATCCTTAGGGTCATTCTTCGATGGGCTGTTGTCCCTGTTTTCCTTATTTCTCTTGGTCGTGGCGGATTAACCATGACCACATGTACGCCTTTATATGATAACCAATTGGCTAAGTTAAATCAGTAGTGACCGGTTGGTTCCATGCCGATAATGAGCTACTTTAATCGATATTTCCTGAGCAACGTGCGTTTCTTTGGCCATGTCGATCCCGATGACAAGATGCGAGGTGGTAATCTGTTCAATCCGTTGATTTTGTGCATCAGTTTGCTTAAACTTCTTAATAAGAGCGCCTCCTAGATGTGTTGTCCACAAACCCATCATTACCAGGCGCTCCATAGGAATACTGCCAGATAGCTTAATGACAACACCTTCATCATAAGTGGTTATTGGAAAGCATGATGTGTTCTCCAAATCGGCTAAAAATATAAGTTCTTGTCCTCGAGTTTGGACAAGAACTTATATCTTTAAAATAAAAAAGCCTTAATTCATGCGGCTTCTAATCCCTATACGTTCTTGTCCTCTGACATATGCTGTCGAAGGACAGTGAAAATTTTCTATACCATCTTGTTCCTCGAGTCATGAAATTCTATTCTTCCAATGAAGCTTGTGAAAGTAGACTAATCGGATTTATTTTACGAATTCCTGAGATAATTAGTAGTGCAAAACCACTAAAGGCTACAGCAGGATCTAATAACGATTTAAACAAAGAATCGAACAAATTTTGAATACCCCCTGTGTTTTTCTATATTATTCTATTTTTGATGAACTAATAAGTTTCATATCCCCTTTATATTCTTCTTTTTTAATTAAATTAAACCATAAATGGTAATAACATGATAAATGTTCCCTGCTGCATTCCCCCCTGATCTGTGCGATGACCTTAGCTTCTAGTAGAACCAAAATTTAAACGGATATCTTTTTCTCAACCACCCGAGTTAGGATGAAAATAAAAAACACGGGACCGGAATGATGGCTATGAAAAGCAATAGAAATCTATCCAACATCTGCATTATTTAATAAGAACTTAGTCTCGACGGAAATTCACTTCCTTCTGGACTGTACCATTTCTTCCTTTCCATTCAACTTTAAACACTTCGATATCAGTTGAGATATAGCGCTCCCAGATATTATCTCCAAACCCCCACCCGTCGGGCATGGTTTGTCGTTTCCCCTGCTTACTTACTACATAATCTTCTTCTTTTAGTAGGATGCAGCCGACTAAATTTTTATCTAAAAAGTGATATACCTCGTTTCTACTCATCCCGCCCCCATGCTTAAATAAATGATCCAAAATAGTCTTTCTAGGAATAACATGATCGTGTCTCAGCAGTTTAGATTTTGTACTTTCAGGAACATTTATATTTACTAATGCCTTTTTTGACCAGCAAGGACAGCCTGTATACTTGCCGAAAAACTCTGTCCAATGCCATGTGATTTGAAAAATCACAGCATGTTTGGCGGCCAGTGACAATGTATCTACCCGTAGAACGTTATAAATATCATTTGCCATTTCCTCTTTTGTCCGATAATGTTGGTTCTTCTTACTTATTTTTGCCATAAGCAATACACCACCTTAATACTTTATTATGTATATGATGACTATCAGATAAATCCCACCTCCCGCCTTATAAATCCACATTATAAATGATTATAAAAAATCCCCCCTCTGAGTATGGAAAGACTTTCATAATAACTATTCTGATTATTACCCCAACAAAACTGCCAATCGTTCCACCGGCAACTTCATCCGAAGGACCACTTCGTGACTTTGCGTAGTTGCCGGTGGTAACCATCGATAACGTTGGTTGTGAAAATCAGCTTTTGAATCTCAGTGGGTATTTAAAGAAGGTTGCCAGTTCCTTCCCGTTATTTCACCAGGAACAATACTTCGTACCACAGAGTTCCTCGAATCGTTCAAGCTCACCGAGAGCAGCGTCTTCTGTGGTCGCCTTGTAGATCGGCATTAGACCTGCTATGAGCCGACAACGGCATTGGACGTGAATATCCTAGGCACAATTCTGTTACTGATGCAATACATCAGTAACAGCCATTATGCTCATTACACATGACCTTTGCTTCTTAACAAAATAATCCAATCTACTTTAACTTATTCATCAGCGCGGATATTGATTTCCTTGCACCACTAATTTTACGTTGCTTCAGTTGCATTTCTATTTTTTCATCAAGTATTAACTCTATACTTAGTAACAAGACTGGAAACATTTCAAGACAGGATTGCTCACTTAACTCATGCATTCCCTTGCTTAGGATTGAATAGATCGCTTTATTCTCGACTAAGAATTGAGGAAGCAAATCTGAAAGTAGTTCAATTCTATCTACCACTCGCCCTTTTATATACAGTTGTTCATCCCACGAAGAAACTTTTTGTTTAGCTTCTTGGTGAGCCTCTTCTAAACAAGTTTTCAAATATCCGTCTCAGATAAACAAATGAACCACTCCCGATACCATGCGATACCAATCCAATCGCCTTATTTAATTCTCGATGACTTGGTTTGTGCTCATCTTGGTCTCTGCCATCGAGTTTCTATCCCGTTTGTAACAATGACAATCGGCGCTATTTCAGGAAGAAATCTAGCATACGAAATCCCCTGATCGCGATCATCATCAATAAGCTCCAATCCCTCATGTTTAAGTTTTAAGAGAGCTAAGTTTCTCTTTCATTGTAATAGGAGAATGTCTAACCTCCCATCAGCACTATTTCTATTGCCTGCATTCATTTTTACGTGATTATGGCCAAGCTTGAGTGAAAATGTTTTTTGATGTTTCAATTCCAATTGGAACAGCCTCTGCGCGGCCAGCGGCGGATCCGGCACGATGGTACCGATTCAGCTGACGGGTACCGTCTTGGCGGAAGTTGCCAGAGACAAGCTCCTTTCGCTTATGTTCAAGCGTGACAATATCGCGGCCACCACCGGAGTCGACCTGGCCTCTAAAGAACATGCGAATGCAGCATGCAGGCCGATTCTCGAAGTTTCGACGCTCCGTCAGTACTTCGGCCTCATTGAACAGCTCCATGTCCATTTGATCCGGATGCGTCTCCTCGCTGGAAGTACTATAACGCTTCTGCTGAGCCAGGCGGAACTGCTCTTCGTACCATTTAAGCTTGGCAGACAATTCGGCGATTTGCTGTTCCTGCTTCAAAATTTTTTGTTGGAGTACTTCGGGGTTAGGAGATTCCGTTCAATTTTCCATAGGGTAAGATTTCACCTTTGCACATGCTATGCCTGCTGAGACATATGGCGATTTAAGTAAGGAATGATTTGCTAAATGGCGATGTGCCTGCCGCTGACTAAGCGATATTGATTTTCGGAAATCTGTGCTGCCGCAAGCGAGATAAACGTGCTGGGTCGAAAGCTCGTTCAGCATGACGGGATACTTACTTTTATTCATGGTTTTTTATGGACTGTCGAAAGAAATCCTGTTCTCTCCACTGTGTGGGGGTCATATTAAAGTGTTTTTTAAACAGCTTCGAAAATTCCATCTGATTGTCATATCCGACACTATTGGCTACTTCTTTGATGGTCATACTGTTTTTTTTGAGTGATTGTGAGGCCATATCCATTTTGAGTGAAATGATAAACTGCTGTGTGCTTATGCCGCAAATGCTTTTGAAGATACGCGCCAGATGGCTGCGGTCTATGTTTAGAAAATGTGCAATTTCAGAAACGAATGTCCGTTTGTGAACATTGCTTCTAATATAGTTTTTGGCATAAGAAACATATGTTTCTGCGGTATTCTCATCTTTCTTCGATAATTTACCCTTCGTCAGCGCTGCGATAAACGGCCAAAAATGGCTCATGATCGTTTCAAAGTCAGTCCAGCCTAAATCTATTATATTCTTCAGCGCGATTCCGACGCCGTTATCATCATTTATAACGTGGTTATCGTGTGAGAAGCCTGTCACAGACATAATCTTCTCCGAGAAGCTGCCGTCAAACTCAATCCAGCGATAAAGCCAAGGATCATTGTTATCCGCCTTATAATATGCCGTTTGTTTCGGAAAGATCAGGAAAAACTGGCCTGCGTGTACTTTATAAGCTTTTTTATTAATATGCAATTCGCCTTGCCCGCTGTAAATGTAATGGATGAGATAGAAGTTTCGCACTGCAGGTCCAAAGGAATATCCGCGATCACACTGCTGTTCACCATATTGCATGGGATAAACATCGGATGAGATTAAAGGGCTTTTCGCATAATAGAGTTTCATTGAAATCAGCTCCCGCAATTAATATATCACATTTCCCCATAATCACTCGTTAAAAACCTATTTATCAACACCTTTATTTGTCCTATCATAACAATGAAAATGCGACTTGCGAGGAGGATTTTTTATGGACAAAGTAACGGCTAGAGTTACATCAAGGACAGCGCCGGACGAGATCACGGATCACGACTATATGTTTCCGGCTTTCTCGAACGGTAAGGTGCTTCTGAATAAAAAGCAGGGACGCCTCCCCGCCATGGGCTGGAACAGTTGGAATGCATTTGGCAGCAAGAACAACGAGGCGCTCACGAAGGCAATGGCAGACGCCATGGTTGATTTGGGACTTGCGGATCTGGGATACAAGTATGTCGTGCTCGATGACGGCTGCTATAAGTCCGAACGCGTCAACGGATTGCTTTCAAACGAAACGATTAAATTTCCAAGCGGCTTTAAGGCGTTATCCGACTACATCCGCGGCAAGGGACTTAAATTCGGCATGTACAATGATATAGGCACCCATCTTTGCGCAGGCTCTGCGGTAGGCACTTGCGGATTTGAGGATGTCGACACGAGGTCGTATATAGACTGGGGGGTTGACTTTATCAAGGTTGATAACTGCTACTACCTTTGGGACAATGCCACGTTCTCAGACTCAACAAATGCCAAATATTCCTATGCCCCGAATATCAGAAGCATAACGGTTGCGGGCGAAGAACTGAATATCACTTTAAATGCGGTTAAGGACGGTGTGCTCCTAGGCCAGGGTGCATCAAAAAATAGCGGCGACTATGTGACCCATATCGGTACATTCGACGGAACAAACGTAGGTACAACACCTGTGGGCGACCGCTGGAGCGAGCTTGCGTTTACGGTGAACGCCCCGGCTGGCGGAAAATACGCCATAACCGTAAATTACGCAATCGGCGAACAGGATGGCACGGGACGCTGGCTTCAGCTAGCAGTAGGAAGCGCAGAGAATGAAACTCGATATTTTGATCAAATGCTTCCTCTTATCGAAAGTACGACTGACTTTGCCAATTCGGAAGAAATAAAGGTGTTCTTGAATGAGGGAGAAAACATCATACGTCTAATGAACCACAGAAGGCAGGAAAATACCCTTAATTCCTATGCGGTTTTGCTCGAGGGCTTGAACATGGCTGACCCTAACCATGATATTGTATTCTCAATCTGTGAATGGGGTAAAACGCAGCCGCAAAACTGGGGATATAAGGTTGGAGACTCCTGGCGTATTCTTAATGATATAACCTTCAGTGTCGGCTCCGATGGCAATCCGGGCTCCGCCGAATGGAGTTCAAACCATACGGCAAGTATAACCTCGCAATATAGTAAGGCGGTTATTATGGATGAGTTTGCTGGACTTGACAAGGGGTGGAATGATCCCGATATGCTAGTCATCGGTATGAACGGGATTACAACTACCATGAGTAAAACGCATATGACGATGTGGTGCATGATGAATTCTCCGATTATGCTTGGAATGGATTTAAGACGGGTTGCAAAGAGTAACGAGCTATGGAGAATTATTGCGAACAAAGAGGTCATCGCATTGAATCAGGATTCCCTCGGTATCCAGGCCAAAAGAATTTACTGCTCTATCGATAATGCCAATCCCGATACAGCCTATATCGCCAATAACAACCGAGTTGATATTCTGGTAAAGCCTCTTGCGAACGGAGATATTGCCATATCCTTTATCAATCTCAGCGACTCAAGAGATACGACGGAGCATTCCGTTGATGTAAGCCGCATTATCGATTATCTTGGGAATAAAATGATTGATGCTGAAAAATTCAAACATGCGGCAAGCTATTCCCTAAAGGATTTATGGACAGGTGCGGTTACAACAAACCCTTCAAGAACCTTCTCTGTTACAGGCATTGACGCCTATGACAATATTACCTTAAGAGTTACTCGCATTTAATAGGAGAAAAGAAATGGAAACAGAAGATCATATTACTACTGAACAGTTTGTGACCATGGTCATTAGAAGCAGTAAAGGCCATATAGAGCCGACGCGCGGCAGTTGGTCATCAGGGTATATGGATTACGCGTTGCATAAGGGAGTAATGGAGGACTATGATCTAACAAACATAAGCAAACCCATTGAGCGCCGCTCCGCTGCAAGAATCATTCATGAGGTGCTTTTAACAGAATTCGGAGAAAAAGATGAGTACGAATGGTCGGCGGCAGAAAATCTTAGGGACTTATATTCCTGCCATACCTGCGTCATGCATATCGCGCAGATGTATGTGAAAGGTATAATGCCCGGGCGTGACCCTAACCTATTCGACGTTGCTGGCAGCTTAACTCATGCGGAAGCCAAAGAAGTTGTTGCAAG
This genomic window contains:
- a CDS encoding rhodanese-like domain-containing protein — translated: METEDHITTEQFVTMVIRSSKGHIEPTRGSWSSGYMDYALHKGVMEDYDLTNISKPIERRSAARIIHEVLLTEFGEKDEYEWSAAENLRDLYSCHTCVMHIAQMYVKGIMPGRDPNLFDVAGSLTHAEAKEVVARMLNREQRIPQTEGRVFRSKHLAPDEAWELMLNDPTVMIIDVRTNDDYQTGHIRESICIPLLDLTNNPFSVCAQKDTSLILYCQRGYKCSIAAQVLIDAGYRRVYTIPGIEQYPYRLI
- a CDS encoding alpha-galactosidase, with product MDKVTARVTSRTAPDEITDHDYMFPAFSNGKVLLNKKQGRLPAMGWNSWNAFGSKNNEALTKAMADAMVDLGLADLGYKYVVLDDGCYKSERVNGLLSNETIKFPSGFKALSDYIRGKGLKFGMYNDIGTHLCAGSAVGTCGFEDVDTRSYIDWGVDFIKVDNCYYLWDNATFSDSTNAKYSYAPNIRSITVAGEELNITLNAVKDGVLLGQGASKNSGDYVTHIGTFDGTNVGTTPVGDRWSELAFTVNAPAGGKYAITVNYAIGEQDGTGRWLQLAVGSAENETRYFDQMLPLIESTTDFANSEEIKVFLNEGENIIRLMNHRRQENTLNSYAVLLEGLNMADPNHDIVFSICEWGKTQPQNWGYKVGDSWRILNDITFSVGSDGNPGSAEWSSNHTASITSQYSKAVIMDEFAGLDKGWNDPDMLVIGMNGITTTMSKTHMTMWCMMNSPIMLGMDLRRVAKSNELWRIIANKEVIALNQDSLGIQAKRIYCSIDNANPDTAYIANNNRVDILVKPLANGDIAISFINLSDSRDTTEHSVDVSRIIDYLGNKMIDAEKFKHAASYSLKDLWTGAVTTNPSRTFSVTGIDAYDNITLRVTRI
- a CDS encoding family 1 glycosylhydrolase, which encodes MTREFPKEFLWGASTAAHQVEGNNLNSDYWLMESLAGSTFAEPSGSAVDHYNLYRGDIGLLAGLGLNAYRFSIEWARIEPEEGQFDESAIRHYQDVLKACKEYGVTPIVTLYHFTSPQWLIREGGWHSEETPARFARYCEYVMSRLGDEIPYVCTINEANMPVGIKKIMERYKEAGKAQVGINTDMSNIQSYYTELGKAFGVSPLEVHTFLAPATDQGMDIIYRAHTEARTAIRKVSPNTQIGITMSLFDVQSVPGGEELAAEELHEEFIQFLPYLEHDDFFGLQNYSRSVYGPDGLLPVPEGAEKTQMGYEFYPQGLEAVIRYAYESLKKPIVVTENGVGTDDDERRVAFIDRALEGVHACVSDGIPVLGYLHWSLLDNFEWQLGFSKTFGLIAVDRSTQQRFPKKSAYHYGSIARNRTI
- a CDS encoding glycoside hydrolase family 3 N-terminal domain-containing protein, with translation MSVEELARLSVCASHGWGMHEKGEAGRVYLIEPYEMPEYTVADGNNGVNIVKPNIGMPCSNTVCATFNPHLAYDIGRVIAEEAKENNIHMILAPGMNIHRNPLNGRHPEYFSEDPYLTGIMAGNQSKGLEENGVSSCLKHTVANNCESARKRNNSIITERALREIYLKAFEVAIRVHKPDAIMTGYNAVNGVFAAEDEEMIQGIFRREFGFEGFVMTDWNSYDTADVVAAIQAGNGWMTPGTTDNTFVTPIINGVREGKIDLKRLRHNVSSMLRVVEKRTGRKIVKKQ
- a CDS encoding AraC family transcriptional regulator, which gives rise to MKLYYAKSPLISSDVYPMQYGEQQCDRGYSFGPAVRNFYLIHYIYSGQGELHINKKAYKVHAGQFFLIFPKQTAYYKADNNDPWLYRWIEFDGSFSEKIMSVTGFSHDNHVINDDNGVGIALKNIIDLGWTDFETIMSHFWPFIAALTKGKLSKKDENTAETYVSYAKNYIRSNVHKRTFVSEIAHFLNIDRSHLARIFKSICGISTQQFIISLKMDMASQSLKKNSMTIKEVANSVGYDNQMEFSKLFKKHFNMTPTQWREQDFFRQSIKNHE